A part of Drosophila ananassae strain 14024-0371.13 chromosome 2R, ASM1763931v2, whole genome shotgun sequence genomic DNA contains:
- the LOC6506291 gene encoding gametocyte-specific factor 1 homolog isoform X1, with product MSHKWYKMPSLRKKELDFPSFHEVVICPYDRSHRVLRGRMSIHLVHCRGKDFNPDKFLICPFNSSHRVCKWKIDEHVKKCVNRSDIWEVTPDESPKTDQKKSVPCEADWDVDEDVPTYTPNLMEKENFVVRSHYGLSRDDGRKFREEERKRFALWQEKQKEKAKDDKDEA from the exons atgtccCATAAATGGTACAAAATGCCAAGTCTTCGCAAAAAGGAGTTGGACTTCCCTTCTTTCCACGAGGTAGTGATATGCCCGTACGATAGATCTCATCGCGTCCTGCGCGGtcgtatgtctattcatcttGTGCATTGTAGGGGCAAGGATTTTAATCCTGACAAGTTTCTTATATGTCCTTTTAACAGCTCCCACCGGGTTTGCAAGTGGAAAATAGAT GAACACGTCAAGAAATGTGTCAATAGATCGGACATTTGGGAAGTCACACCGGACGAAAGTCCAAAGACTGATCAGAAAAAGAGCGTACCGTGTGAAGCAGACTGGGATGTTGATGAAGACGTCCCTACTTACACTCCAAATTTAAtggaaaaagaaaactttgtgGTTCGATCCCATTACGGACTCTCCCGCGATGATGGGAGAAAATTCAGGGAAGAGGAGCGCAAGCGTTTCGCACTTTGGCAAGAAAAGCAAAAGGAGAAGGCTAAAGATGACAAGGACGAAGCTTAG
- the LOC6493668 gene encoding short/branched chain specific acyl-CoA dehydrogenase, mitochondrial: MMNSLKKLPVRMLVNAAARQQNAAMSSTTGLPPPLTFLTEDEKMMKETVAKLAQEQIQPLVKKMDFEHKFDPSVVKAVFENGLMGIEIDTELGGSGCNFMTNIVVVEELSKIDPAVAAFVDIHNTLVNSLMIKFGNDAQKAKYLPKLAQEYAGSFALTEPGAGSDAFSLKTVAKKDGKDYVINGTKMWISNSDVAGVFLVFANAKPEDGYRGITTFIVDRDTPGLIVNKPEDKLGIRASGTCMITFDNVRVPEENILGTFGHGYKYAAGFLNEGRIGIAAQMVGLAQGTFDATIPYLLERKQFGEAIYNFQSMQHQIATVATEIDAARLMTYNAARLQEQGVPFQKEAAMAKYFASEVAQRAAIKCVDWMGGVGFTRDFPQEKYYRDVKIGAIYEGTTNMQLSTIAKCIKKEYSG; this comes from the exons ATGATGAACAGCCTGAAGAAACTGCCCGTGCGCATG CTGGTAAATGCCGCTGCACGTCAGCAAAATGCTGCGATGTCCTCGACCACAGGTCTTCCCCCACCACTCACCTTCCTCACCGAAGACGAGAAGATGATGAAGGAGACTG TTGCCAAACTGGCTCAGGAACAGATCCAGCCTTTGGTTAAGAAAATGGACTTTGAGCACAAGTTCGATCCCTCTGTGGTTAAGGCCGTTTTCGAAAATGGTCTTATGGGTATTGAGATCGACACCGAGCTGGGCGGCAGTGGCTGCAACTTCATGACCAACATTGTTGTTGTGGAGGAGCTGTCCAAGATCGATCCCGCCGTGGCCGCCTTTGTGGACATTCACAACACTCTGGTCAACTCCCTGATGATCAAGTTCGGCAACGACGCCCAGAAGGCCAAATATCTTCCAAAATTGGCTCAGGAGTATGCTGGTAGCTTCGCCCTGACCGAGCCCGGAGCAGGATCCGATGCCTTCTCCCTGAAAACTGTTGCCAAGAAGGACGGCAAGGACTATGTGATCAACGGCACCAAGATGTGGATCTCCAACTCCGATGTGGCTGGAGTTTTCCTGGTCTTTGCCAATGCCAAGCCTGAAGAT ggCTACCGTGGCATCACCACCTTCATTGTGGACCGCGACACTCCTGGACTGATTGTGAACAAGCCTGAGGACAAGCTGGGCATCCGGGCTTCCGGCACCTGCATGATCACCTTCGACAATGTCCGCGTTCCGGAGGAGAACATCCTGGGTACCTTCGGCCATGGCTACAAGTACGCCGCCGGTTTCCTCAATGAGGGCCGCATCGGTATTGCTGCCCAGATGGTGGGCCTGGCCCAGGGCACCTTCGATGCCACCATTCCCTACCTGCTGGAGCGCAAGCAGTTCGGCGAGGCCATCTACAACTTCCAGTCGATGCAGCACCAGATCGCCACCGTGGCCACCGAAATCGATGCCGCCCGCCTAATGACCTACAACGCCGCCCGCCTGCAGGAGCAGGGTGTGCCCTTCCAGAAGGAGGCCGCCATGGCCAAGTACTTCGCCTCCGAGGTGGCCCAGAGGGCGGCCATCAAGTGCGTGGACTGGATGGGTGGTGTGGGCTTCACCCGCGATTTCCCCCAGGAGAAGTACTACCGTGATGTGAAGATCGGAGCCATCTACGAGGGCACCACCAACATGCAGCTGAGCACCATTGCCAAGTGCATCAAGAAGGAGTACTCTGGCTAG
- the LOC6506290 gene encoding 60S ribosomal protein L26 produces MKQNPFVSSSRRKNRKRHFQAPSHIRRRLMSAPLSKELRQKYNVRSMPIRRDDEVQVIRGHFKGNQVGKVVQAYRKKFVVYVEKIQRENANGTNVYVGIHPSKVLIVKLKLDKDRKAILERRGKGRLAALGKDKGKYTEETAAQPMETA; encoded by the coding sequence ATGAAGCAGAATCCGTTCGTGTCGTCGTCGCGCAGGAAGAACCGCAAGCGTCACTTCCAGGCGCCCTCGCACATCCGCCGCCGCCTCATGTCCGCCCCCCTGTCCAAGGAGCTGCGCCAGAAGTACAATGTGCGCTCGATGCCCATCCGTCGTGACGACGAGGTTCAGGTGATCCGCGGCCACTTCAAGGGTAACCAGGTGGGCAAGGTTGTCCAGGCCTACCGTAAGAAGTTCGTCGTTTACGTCGAGAAGATCCAGCGTGAGAACGCCAACGGCACCAACGTCTATGTTGGCATCCACCCCAGCAAGGTGCTGATCGTCAAGCTGAAGCTCGACAAGGACCGCAAGGCCATTCTGGAGCGCCGTGGCAAGGGACGTCTGGCTGCTCTGGGCAAGGACAAGGGCAAGTACACCGAGGAGACCGCCGCCCAGCCCATGGAGACCGCGTAA
- the LOC6493667 gene encoding gametocyte-specific factor 1 homolog yields MENYDESIMVNCPYNKEHKMLRKKLQQHILKCRELYKDTVELKVCPFNKIHLIPEPEFFQHVKICEDRKIIVQYQTSAAAVLDQDTRHAKIECEENWDDVNEPDYDPQAYCSNANIVREPNGMFPSERKAFIKEENRRRFGDDYEDEEKPKKNKSKDPRRENRSTPYNLNANNRK; encoded by the exons ATGGAAAACTACGATGAATCTATTATGGTGAATTGTCCCTACAACAAAGAGCACAAAATGTTAAGGAAGAAACTCCAGCAGCATATCCTGAAGTGCCGAGAGCTTTACAAAGACACGGTGGAGTTGAAAGTCTGCCCATTCAACAAGATTCATTTGATCCCAGAGCCGGAGTTTTTT CAACATGTCAAAATCTGCGAGGACCGTAAGATCATAGTACAATATCAGACAAGTGCAGCGGCTGTTTTGGACCAAGATACTAGGCACGCCAAAATAGAATGCGAAGAAAATTGGGATGATGTCAACGAGCCCGATTATGATCCTCAGGCCTACTGCTCCAATGCGAATATTGTCCGGGAGCCTAATGGGATGTTTCCCTCGGAAAGGAAGGCGTTTATTAAGGAGGAGAATCGCCGTCGTTTCGGAGACGACTACGAAGACGAGGAAAAGCCAAAAAAGAACAAGTCCAAGGATCCTCGCAGGGAGAACAGATCTACGCCCTACAATCTCAACGCGAATAACAGAAAGTGA
- the LOC6506289 gene encoding ninjurin-B yields the protein MDTNVVKVSVADAPSSEGSFASTTSGPCCGGPQGDLDVEIPLEEQLEEEDQSVISLQKPMSKKKKCSSDLSGGNSYATNKNVAEGLMDIALLSANANQLRFLITYNDKASTYTYCLILVILSLVLQLLVGIMLIFKRRLKRFKGRSYERTNDLLVMGVFMITVINIMLAAFTTTDGNGH from the exons ATGGACACAAATGTTGTGAAAGTATCTGTGGCGGATGCCCCCAGCTCCGAGGGCAGTTTCGCCAGTACCACAAGTGGTCCATGTTGTGGTGGTCCACAAGGCGACTTGGATGTGGAAATCCCACTGGAAGAGCAGCTTGAAGAGGAAGATCAAAGTGTGATTAGTTTACAAAAACCCATGAGTAAAAAGAAGAAATGCTCGAGTGACTTATCGGGTGGGAATAGTTATGCCACAAATAAAAATGTGGCAGAAG GCCTCATGGATATAGCTTTGCTCTCTGCGAATGCCAATCAGCTACGATTCCTGATCACTTACAACGACAAGGCCTCCACCTACACGTACTGTTTAATTCTGGTGATACTTTCCCTGGTACTGCAGCTTTTGGTTGGAATTATGTTGATATTTAag AGACGTCTAAAGCGATTCAAGGGTAGAAGCTACGAAAGAACCAACGATCTTCTGGTAATGGGAGTGTTCATGATCACTGTCATCAATATAATGCTGGCAGCTTTCACAACAACCGATGGAAATGGCcactaa
- the LOC6506291 gene encoding uncharacterized protein LOC6506291 isoform X2 codes for MSHKWYKMPSLRKKELDFPSFHEEHVKKCVNRSDIWEVTPDESPKTDQKKSVPCEADWDVDEDVPTYTPNLMEKENFVVRSHYGLSRDDGRKFREEERKRFALWQEKQKEKAKDDKDEA; via the exons atgtccCATAAATGGTACAAAATGCCAAGTCTTCGCAAAAAGGAGTTGGACTTCCCTTCTTTCCACGAG GAACACGTCAAGAAATGTGTCAATAGATCGGACATTTGGGAAGTCACACCGGACGAAAGTCCAAAGACTGATCAGAAAAAGAGCGTACCGTGTGAAGCAGACTGGGATGTTGATGAAGACGTCCCTACTTACACTCCAAATTTAAtggaaaaagaaaactttgtgGTTCGATCCCATTACGGACTCTCCCGCGATGATGGGAGAAAATTCAGGGAAGAGGAGCGCAAGCGTTTCGCACTTTGGCAAGAAAAGCAAAAGGAGAAGGCTAAAGATGACAAGGACGAAGCTTAG
- the LOC6506292 gene encoding corepressor interacting with RBPJ 1, whose amino-acid sequence MGKGFNNYMCKKFFHPASRDNLKRVWMAEQQAEAYKKKQEELRTQYEKEQNLHENKAMLSKDSKDKLSVNFMYEPPPGVRKEREKDDNEPEYKFEWQRKYNAPRESYCKGDTEIRDQPFGIQVRNVRCLKCHKWGHINTDKECSMYSISMSEARKIHAETEADDIMAKNVLEEQMKEDGLMMKRSALELQSIKINQQRHQLVPSDGEEESNPLEQNPELVFLKSLTKKQKLKLLKKLEKIERMKRKGEGINKSRKKKSKKNKDDKDKESTKKKKSKSSRHKDKPSRKERKSSDNDSSSSSSSSSSESSDSEDDQRNNHKDAKKNFSNRSRDSDEHHRRRRDDKKHRRDRSRSRDRSRSTSRDRRREKDRRDYSRR is encoded by the exons ATGGGAAAGGGTTTCAACAATTACATGTGTAAAAAGTTCTTCCATCCCGCATCCAGGGATAATTTGAAGCGA GTATGGATGGCAGAGCAGCAAGCAGAGGCTTACAAAAAGAAGCAAGAGGAGCTGCGTACCCAATATGAAAAGGAACAGAATTTACATGAGAACAAGGCCATGCTGAGCAAGGACAGCAAAGACAAATTAAGTGTAAATTTCATGTACGAGCCTCCGCCAGGTGTGCGGAAGGAACGCGAAAAGGACGACAATGAGCCCGAGTACAAGTTTGAGTGGCAGCGAAAGTATAATGCACCCAGAGAGTCATACTGCAAGGGGGATACCGAGATCAGAGATCAGCCCTTCGGCATTCAAGTGCGAAACGTCCGTTGCCTGAAGTGCCACAAGTGGGGTCACATAAATACAGACAAAGAGTGCAGCATGTACAGCATTTCGATGAGCGAAGCACGTAAAATTCACGCCGAAACCGAAGCCGACGATATTATGGCCAAGAATGTTCTTGAGGAACAAATGAAAGAGGATGGTCTTATGATGAAACGATCGGCGCTAGAGCTTCAGAGCATCAAAATAAATCAGCAAAGGCACCAACTGGTGCCTAGCGACGGCGAGGAGGAATCAAATCCCCTTGAACAAAATCCAGAGTTAGTGTTTCTAAAATCTctgacaaaaaaacaaaagctgaAGTTGCTCAAGAAGCTTGAAAAAATTGAGCGAATGAAACGTAAGGGCGAAGGCATCAATAaatccagaaaaaaaaaatcaaaaaagaataaagacGACAAGGACAAGGAGAGCACAAAGAAAAAGAAGTCCAAGAGTAGTAGGCATAAAGATAAGCCCAGTAGGAAGGAAAGAAAATCTTCAGATAATGATAGTTCGTCGTCTTCATCTTCGTCTTCTTCGGAAAGCAGTGACTCTGAGGATGATCAAAGGAACAATCACAAAGATGCCAAGAAAAACTTTTCTAATCGATCAAGGGATTCGGACGAACACCATCGTCGTCGCAGAGATGACAAGAAACATCGCAGGGATCGATCCCGATCAAGAGATCGCTCTCGATCTACCAGCCGGGATAGGAGAAGAGAAAAAGATCGCAGGGATTACTCCAGGAGATAG